The Aurantiacibacter arachoides genome window below encodes:
- a CDS encoding DUF885 domain-containing protein, whose translation MHKPFDLSLSRRQLIGAMGATTALSVLPGCVTTPAAPAQSAAALLDSFAWNLLEHEPARATSLAVDTGAKSYLRGRLADATPAGQDAYAATLRADLARARAFPRDGLDPATRTSFEVVESAYSTALEGFALPYGDIPVGTWRTAPYVVIQNVGAYNDIPRFLDSEHPIKTREDAEAYLSRLEAIPGVMRGELERIRQARSLGVVPPDFLLDKAITAVSAQRDDAAQGGSLVESLVRRTREEGIPGNWRDRAQALVTGGVAPALGVQLAELQTQRGMARSAPGMNAQPGGEEWYRWALKSSTTTDRSAQDIHRLGMDTLADIHGRMDPLLRDLGYASGNPGQRMVQLGDDDRFKFSPGDTGRAEVISFLEERIDWIRAQMPRAFRRVIDPAVEVRRIPVNEEAGAAGAYGGAPAIDGSRPGIFWINLGNMEDLRQIELPTLAHHEAIPGHVWEGEYSNQLPLIRAILAFNAFSEGWALYSEQLADELGAYDDNPAWRLGYMNDAAFRAVRLVVDTGIHALGWDRERAIAFYAENLGKSREDSAREIDRYCSWPGQACGYMVGKLEILRQRERAMAALGSRYDLRDFNQAVVDAGNTPLDVLAGNIGRFIGTAGG comes from the coding sequence ATGCACAAGCCCTTCGATCTCTCGCTTTCCCGTCGCCAGCTGATCGGCGCGATGGGTGCTACCACCGCGCTTTCCGTGTTGCCCGGTTGCGTCACCACGCCCGCTGCCCCGGCCCAGAGCGCCGCCGCACTGCTCGACAGCTTTGCCTGGAACCTGCTGGAACACGAACCGGCCCGCGCCACCAGCCTGGCGGTCGACACGGGCGCAAAGTCCTACCTGCGCGGACGACTGGCCGATGCCACCCCCGCCGGCCAGGATGCCTATGCCGCGACCCTGCGCGCCGATCTGGCGCGCGCCCGCGCGTTCCCCAGGGATGGGCTGGACCCGGCCACGCGAACCAGCTTCGAAGTCGTCGAAAGCGCCTATTCAACGGCGCTCGAAGGGTTCGCGCTGCCCTATGGCGACATTCCCGTCGGCACCTGGCGCACTGCGCCCTATGTCGTCATCCAGAACGTGGGCGCCTACAACGACATTCCCCGCTTCCTCGATTCCGAACACCCGATCAAGACGCGCGAAGATGCAGAGGCCTACCTCTCGCGACTGGAAGCCATCCCGGGCGTGATGAGGGGCGAGCTCGAGCGCATCCGGCAGGCGCGCAGCCTGGGCGTGGTGCCACCCGATTTCCTGCTCGACAAGGCGATTACCGCGGTAAGCGCCCAGCGTGACGACGCCGCGCAAGGCGGTTCACTGGTCGAATCGCTGGTGCGCCGCACGCGCGAAGAAGGCATCCCGGGCAACTGGCGGGACCGTGCGCAGGCCCTCGTCACCGGCGGCGTCGCTCCGGCGCTCGGCGTGCAGCTGGCCGAACTGCAGACCCAGCGCGGCATGGCCCGCAGCGCGCCCGGCATGAACGCGCAGCCCGGCGGCGAGGAGTGGTATCGCTGGGCGCTCAAGTCCTCCACCACGACGGACCGCTCCGCGCAGGACATCCACCGCCTCGGCATGGATACGCTGGCCGACATTCACGGCCGGATGGACCCGCTGCTGCGCGATCTGGGCTATGCAAGCGGCAATCCCGGCCAGCGCATGGTGCAGCTCGGCGACGATGACCGGTTCAAGTTCTCTCCCGGCGATACCGGCCGTGCCGAGGTCATCAGCTTCCTTGAAGAGCGCATCGACTGGATCCGCGCGCAGATGCCGCGCGCCTTTCGCCGCGTGATCGACCCCGCGGTTGAGGTCCGCCGGATTCCGGTGAACGAGGAGGCTGGCGCCGCGGGTGCCTACGGCGGCGCGCCCGCCATCGACGGGTCGCGTCCCGGCATCTTCTGGATCAACCTTGGCAACATGGAAGACCTGCGACAGATCGAACTGCCCACGCTCGCCCACCACGAGGCCATTCCCGGTCACGTCTGGGAAGGCGAATATTCCAACCAGCTGCCGCTGATCCGGGCGATCCTGGCGTTCAACGCCTTTTCCGAAGGCTGGGCGCTCTATTCCGAGCAGCTGGCCGACGAACTGGGCGCCTACGATGACAACCCCGCATGGCGGCTGGGATATATGAACGATGCGGCCTTCCGCGCCGTGCGGCTGGTGGTGGACACCGGCATCCACGCGCTGGGCTGGGACCGCGAGCGGGCGATCGCCTTCTATGCCGAAAACCTGGGCAAATCGCGCGAGGACAGCGCGCGCGAGATCGATCGCTATTGCAGCTGGCCGGGGCAGGCCTGCGGCTACATGGTCGGCAAGCTGGAAATCCTGCGCCAGCGCGAGCGGGCGATGGCGGCGCTCGGATCGCGGTATGACCTGCGCGATTTCAACCAGGCGGTGGTCGATGCGGGCAACACCCCGCTAGACGTGCTGGCGGGCAACATCGGACGCTTCATCGGGACCGCGGGCGGGTAA
- a CDS encoding glutaminyl-peptide cyclotransferase — translation MKPFTILAIGAGLALSAATGLSPSAQVAAPVAAPVVGQDAAPAVVVADPVIVATYPHDSAAFTQGLLWHDGALYESTGREGQSQIRRLTLTSGLVEASAALPAEQFGEGLALWGDTLVSLTWTDKVVHRWDLATLAPIDTRAFPFEGWGLTEDGTHLIASDGSSTLRFLDPETLEVAREVVVTLGGREVDQLNELEFIDGQIVANVWHTGFLLFIDPASGVVRQVADLRPLAEANRMADPDAVLNGIAWDADGQRLFVTGKLWPRLYEIRLEPREGAEVTAR, via the coding sequence ATGAAGCCGTTCACCATCCTCGCAATTGGTGCCGGGCTTGCCCTGAGCGCCGCGACGGGGCTGTCCCCGTCGGCGCAGGTCGCAGCGCCCGTCGCCGCGCCGGTCGTCGGGCAGGACGCCGCACCCGCCGTGGTGGTCGCCGACCCGGTCATCGTCGCCACCTATCCGCATGACAGCGCCGCCTTCACGCAAGGGCTACTGTGGCACGACGGCGCGTTGTACGAGAGCACCGGGCGCGAGGGGCAGTCACAAATTCGCCGCCTGACCCTGACCAGTGGCTTGGTCGAAGCGAGCGCCGCACTTCCCGCCGAACAGTTCGGCGAGGGCCTGGCGCTGTGGGGCGATACGCTCGTCAGCCTGACGTGGACGGACAAGGTCGTGCATCGCTGGGACCTCGCCACGCTTGCGCCCATCGACACGCGCGCCTTTCCGTTCGAGGGTTGGGGGCTGACCGAGGACGGCACGCACCTGATCGCTTCGGATGGCTCCTCCACGCTGCGCTTTCTCGATCCGGAAACGCTGGAGGTCGCGCGCGAAGTGGTGGTGACGCTGGGCGGGCGCGAGGTCGACCAGTTGAACGAGCTCGAATTCATCGACGGGCAGATCGTCGCCAACGTGTGGCACACGGGCTTCCTGCTGTTCATCGATCCGGCGAGCGGCGTGGTGCGCCAGGTTGCCGACCTGCGCCCACTGGCGGAAGCGAACCGGATGGCCGATCCCGACGCGGTGCTGAACGGCATCGCTTGGGATGCTGATGGGCAGCGCCTGTTCGTCACCGGCAAGCTGTGGCCGCGGCTCTACGAAATACGCCTGGAGCCGCGCGAGGGAGCCGAGGTCACCGCGCGCTAG
- a CDS encoding DUF937 domain-containing protein, whose amino-acid sequence MSLAQALQQSGAIDAMARELGVDQNTARTGANALLPAIVAGMGRSSAGSAGAAADPLGGLGSILGGALGGGMGGGLLEAVLGGSPTPVKQGNDILGEIFGNKDVSRSVTNEAAQSTGISQDLLKKMLPILAMAALGYLAQRGRGGTGGAAAAPAGPDLGGILGSIVGGLTKRR is encoded by the coding sequence ATGAGCCTTGCCCAAGCCCTGCAGCAATCGGGCGCCATCGACGCAATGGCGCGCGAGCTCGGCGTCGACCAGAACACGGCGCGCACCGGTGCCAACGCGCTGCTGCCCGCGATCGTGGCAGGTATGGGGCGCAGCTCTGCCGGTAGCGCGGGCGCGGCGGCTGACCCCTTGGGCGGGCTCGGTTCGATCCTCGGCGGTGCCCTTGGGGGAGGCATGGGCGGGGGCCTGCTCGAGGCGGTGCTGGGCGGCAGCCCGACGCCGGTGAAGCAGGGCAACGACATCCTTGGCGAAATCTTCGGCAACAAGGACGTCAGCCGCTCGGTCACGAACGAAGCCGCCCAAAGCACCGGGATCAGCCAGGATCTTCTAAAGAAAATGCTGCCCATCCTCGCGATGGCGGCGCTTGGCTATCTTGCCCAGCGAGGGCGTGGCGGGACCGGGGGTGCGGCGGCCGCTCCTGCCGGCCCCGACCTCGGCGGCATTCTGGGTTCGATCGTCGGAGGCCTTACCAAGCGGCGCTAG
- a CDS encoding phosphoenolpyruvate carboxykinase — MTASLSVPLSAQGIATSATIHANFGTAALVQEALQRGEGKLTKDGALLVDTGKFTGRSVKDKYVVRDATTEGSINWGPINQPMDQAHWDVLKADFLAELKGQDELFVADLFGGSQPEYRVNVRVINQLAWHNLFIRTLLVRPTADELAGFEPEYTIINLPSFKADPERHGCRSDTVIAVNLTEKMILIGNTEYSGEMKKGVFGLLNYLLPAQGVMPMHCSANIGSDGKSAIFFGLSGTGKTTLSADASRTLIGDDEHGWSDEAIFNFEGGCYAKMINLSAEGEPEIYATTKMFGTILENVTMDERTRELDFTDDSKTENTRGAYPIEFIPNTSEKNLGPPPSNVIFLTADAFGVLPPIARLTPDQAMYHFLSGYTAKVAGTEIGVTEPTATFSTCFGAAFMPRHPSVYGNLLKKRIAEGGATCWLVNTGWTGGKYGVGKRMPIKATRALLNAALDGDLDDVEFRKDPNFGFDVPVSVPALEAQGIDQTILDPRSTWTDKGEYDATAQKLVELFVENFRQFAEHVDEGVRQAAPQAA, encoded by the coding sequence TTGACCGCATCGCTTTCGGTGCCGTTGTCCGCACAGGGCATCGCCACATCCGCCACCATTCATGCCAACTTCGGCACCGCCGCGCTCGTCCAGGAAGCCCTGCAACGGGGTGAGGGCAAGCTGACTAAGGACGGTGCCCTGCTCGTCGACACCGGCAAGTTCACCGGTCGCAGCGTGAAGGACAAGTACGTCGTGCGCGATGCGACGACCGAGGGGTCGATCAACTGGGGACCCATTAACCAGCCGATGGACCAGGCGCACTGGGATGTGCTGAAGGCGGATTTCCTTGCCGAGCTGAAGGGCCAGGATGAACTGTTCGTGGCCGACCTGTTCGGCGGCAGCCAGCCGGAATATCGCGTCAACGTGCGGGTCATCAACCAGCTCGCCTGGCACAACCTGTTCATCCGCACGCTGCTGGTGCGGCCCACTGCCGACGAGCTAGCCGGATTCGAGCCTGAATACACCATCATCAATCTGCCCAGCTTCAAGGCCGACCCCGAACGCCACGGTTGCCGCAGCGACACGGTGATCGCGGTCAATCTGACCGAGAAGATGATCCTGATCGGCAACACCGAATATTCGGGCGAGATGAAGAAGGGCGTTTTCGGCCTGCTCAACTACCTGCTGCCGGCGCAGGGCGTCATGCCCATGCACTGCAGCGCCAACATCGGTTCCGACGGCAAGAGCGCGATCTTCTTCGGCCTTTCCGGCACCGGCAAGACGACGCTTTCCGCCGACGCCAGCCGCACGCTGATCGGCGACGACGAGCACGGCTGGTCGGACGAGGCGATCTTCAATTTCGAGGGCGGCTGCTACGCCAAGATGATCAACCTCTCGGCCGAGGGCGAGCCGGAGATCTACGCGACCACGAAGATGTTCGGCACGATCCTCGAGAACGTGACGATGGACGAGCGCACGCGCGAGCTCGACTTCACCGACGACAGCAAGACCGAAAACACCCGCGGCGCCTATCCGATCGAGTTCATCCCGAACACGAGCGAGAAGAACCTCGGCCCGCCGCCGTCCAACGTCATCTTCCTCACCGCCGATGCCTTTGGCGTGTTGCCCCCGATCGCGCGGCTGACGCCGGACCAGGCGATGTATCACTTCCTCTCGGGCTACACCGCCAAGGTGGCGGGAACCGAGATCGGCGTGACCGAGCCGACCGCGACGTTCAGCACCTGCTTCGGCGCCGCGTTCATGCCGCGCCACCCTAGCGTCTATGGCAACCTGCTGAAGAAGCGCATTGCCGAGGGCGGAGCAACCTGCTGGCTGGTCAACACCGGCTGGACCGGCGGGAAGTACGGCGTGGGCAAGCGGATGCCGATCAAGGCCACCCGCGCGTTGCTCAACGCCGCGCTCGACGGTGACCTCGACGATGTCGAATTCCGCAAGGATCCCAACTTCGGCTTCGACGTGCCGGTCAGCGTTCCCGCGCTTGAAGCGCAAGGCATCGACCAGACGATCCTCGACCCGCGCAGCACCTGGACGGACAAGGGCGAATACGACGCCACCGCGCAGAAGCTGGTCGAGCTGTTCGTGGAGAATTTCCGCCAGTTCGCCGAGCATGTCGACGAGGGCGTGCGCCAGGCCGCTCCGCAGGCTGCCTGA
- a CDS encoding response regulator transcription factor, with translation MTDTSHTADTVDSPAGESQRVIALVDDDRNILTTLSIALQAEGYATRVYSDGEAALAALRQNPPDLAVFDIKMPRMDGLELLKKLRETSDLPVIFLTSKDQEADEEVGLAMGADDYIAKPFSQRLLLARIRAILRRAAPLDPLDATSPASVSGALDTIMRGRLAMDPARHQVTWDGRPVSLTVTEFLILEALAQRPGVIKSRNQLMDAAYPDDVFVDDRTVDSHIKRLRRKFRSADPEFGAIETLYGAGYSFSDG, from the coding sequence ATGACCGACACTTCGCACACAGCCGACACGGTCGATTCGCCGGCGGGCGAAAGCCAGCGCGTGATCGCCCTGGTCGATGACGACCGCAACATCCTCACCACGCTCTCGATCGCGTTGCAGGCCGAGGGCTACGCCACCCGGGTCTATTCCGATGGCGAGGCGGCGCTCGCCGCGCTGCGCCAGAACCCGCCGGACCTTGCCGTGTTCGATATCAAGATGCCGCGCATGGACGGGCTGGAACTGCTCAAGAAACTGCGGGAAACCTCTGATCTGCCGGTCATTTTCCTCACCAGCAAGGATCAGGAAGCCGACGAGGAAGTGGGCCTCGCAATGGGCGCGGACGATTACATCGCCAAGCCCTTCAGCCAACGCCTGCTCCTCGCGCGCATCCGCGCCATCCTGCGCCGCGCCGCGCCGCTCGATCCGCTGGATGCAACCTCGCCCGCGTCGGTCAGCGGGGCGCTCGACACGATCATGCGCGGGCGCCTGGCGATGGACCCCGCCCGCCACCAGGTGACCTGGGACGGTCGCCCGGTCAGCCTGACGGTGACGGAGTTCCTGATCCTGGAGGCGCTGGCCCAGCGCCCCGGCGTCATCAAGAGCCGCAACCAGCTGATGGACGCCGCATATCCAGACGACGTGTTCGTCGATGATCGCACGGTCGATTCGCACATCAAGCGGCTGCGGCGCAAATTCCGTTCTGCGGATCCGGAGTTCGGTGCGATCGAGACGCTTTACGGCGCCGGCTACAGCTTTTCCGATGGCTGA
- a CDS encoding sensor histidine kinase, whose protein sequence is MAEEVASAGRLERLAFPIGTSLTKRILAVNLVPLLVLAGSLFFLDSYRRQLLDERFKLARIEAQITAEALAGATIERQNALLVQIGKEQRMRLRMYDSAGVLTADSFDLAPPSFTFDDPVAEPFIEDFARWTDAAVNTLVGAPSPPRYVEPAETQADLWPELARVRQQGLSQIELRRAPDGTPVINAAAPVGVNGASLLTTRNASDITAAVRAARSSLMTIILLALVVSTILSLYLASTIIDPLRRLVLSTQRVRQGRERDVEVPRMDTRGDEIGLLARAVSDMTATLRHRIDAVETFAADVAHEIKNPLASLRSATESLAKVTDPDLRAQLIDVAAHDVRRIDRLVSEISEASRIDAEMSRATFERVDLADLFANVVTRKESRHETRDCVIEVVRGSGPTEVMGVPIRLERVAENLLDNAISFSPPAGRIVVNVSRFDERVQASVCDEGPGIPEDAREKVFRRFNSHRPEGEDFGNHSGLGLAIGRTIAEAHDGALFVDDPDAEGSSESLGGACVVLDLPAA, encoded by the coding sequence ATGGCTGAGGAGGTGGCAAGTGCCGGCCGCCTCGAACGGCTGGCCTTTCCCATCGGCACCTCGCTCACGAAGCGGATCCTCGCCGTCAACCTCGTGCCGCTGCTGGTGCTGGCGGGCAGCCTGTTCTTCCTCGATTCCTACCGCCGGCAGCTGCTTGACGAACGGTTCAAGCTGGCGCGGATCGAAGCGCAGATCACTGCCGAGGCGCTGGCCGGTGCCACGATCGAACGGCAGAACGCATTGCTGGTGCAGATCGGCAAGGAACAGCGGATGCGCCTGCGGATGTACGATTCCGCCGGCGTGCTGACCGCCGACAGCTTCGACCTCGCCCCGCCCAGCTTCACCTTTGACGATCCCGTGGCCGAACCCTTTATCGAGGATTTCGCCCGGTGGACCGACGCCGCGGTGAACACGCTGGTCGGCGCGCCCTCCCCCCCGCGCTACGTGGAGCCTGCGGAAACGCAGGCCGACCTGTGGCCGGAACTTGCCCGTGTGCGCCAGCAGGGTCTGAGCCAGATCGAACTGCGCCGCGCGCCCGACGGCACCCCGGTCATCAACGCGGCCGCGCCCGTGGGGGTCAACGGTGCCAGCCTGCTCACCACCCGCAACGCATCCGACATCACTGCAGCCGTGCGCGCCGCGCGCTCCAGCCTGATGACGATCATCCTGCTCGCCCTGGTCGTCTCCACCATCCTGTCGCTTTATCTTGCGTCCACCATCATCGACCCGCTGCGCCGCCTGGTCCTGTCCACCCAGCGCGTGCGGCAGGGGCGCGAGCGCGATGTCGAGGTCCCGCGCATGGACACCCGCGGCGACGAGATCGGGCTGCTGGCCCGCGCCGTATCGGACATGACGGCAACGCTGCGCCACCGGATCGACGCGGTCGAGACCTTTGCCGCCGACGTCGCGCACGAAATTAAGAACCCGCTGGCCTCGCTGCGCAGCGCCACCGAATCGCTGGCCAAGGTGACCGACCCGGACCTGCGCGCGCAACTGATCGACGTGGCCGCGCACGACGTGCGCCGGATCGACCGGCTGGTGAGCGAGATTTCGGAAGCCAGCCGGATCGATGCCGAGATGAGCCGCGCCACGTTCGAACGCGTCGACCTCGCCGACCTGTTCGCCAACGTCGTAACGCGCAAGGAAAGTCGGCATGAGACCCGGGATTGCGTCATCGAGGTCGTGCGCGGCAGCGGGCCTACCGAGGTGATGGGCGTGCCCATCCGCCTGGAAAGGGTGGCCGAAAACCTGCTGGACAACGCCATATCCTTTTCGCCCCCCGCGGGCCGCATCGTCGTCAACGTCTCGCGGTTCGACGAGCGGGTGCAGGCCAGCGTGTGCGACGAAGGCCCCGGCATCCCCGAGGATGCGCGCGAAAAGGTCTTTCGCCGGTTCAATTCGCACCGGCCCGAAGGCGAGGACTTCGGCAACCACAGCGGCCTTGGCCTCGCCATCGGGCGCACCATTGCCGAAGCGCACGACGGTGCGCTGTTCGTCGACGATCCCGACGCCGAGGGAAGCAGCGAAAGCCTCGGCGGCGCCTGTGTGGTGCTGGACCTGCCCGCGGCATGA
- a CDS encoding HPr kinase/phosphorylase, which produces MSGSGATPLANVSCVAMRGRGVLITGDPGSGKSSLTLALLDRGGTLVGDDGVDLAIEGGRVVAHPPEHTAGLIEIRNVGLLEVPVTSAPVAIVIHLAHDAERLPLGAGEASLLGIGVPQVDLYPDSPVLALRAEAALEIHGLG; this is translated from the coding sequence ATGAGCGGTTCTGGCGCTACCCCTCTGGCCAACGTCAGCTGCGTGGCGATGCGCGGGCGCGGGGTGCTGATCACCGGCGATCCGGGCAGCGGCAAGTCGAGCCTGACGCTGGCGCTGCTCGACCGTGGCGGGACGCTGGTCGGCGATGACGGGGTGGACCTGGCGATAGAGGGCGGGCGGGTCGTGGCCCATCCGCCCGAGCACACCGCTGGCCTCATCGAAATCCGCAACGTCGGCCTGCTGGAGGTGCCGGTGACAAGCGCGCCCGTCGCCATCGTCATCCATCTTGCCCACGATGCCGAACGCTTGCCACTGGGTGCAGGCGAGGCGTCGCTGCTGGGCATCGGCGTGCCGCAGGTCGATCTCTACCCCGACAGCCCGGTACTGGCGCTGCGGGCCGAGGCGGCGCTGGAAATCCACGGCCTCGGCTGA
- the rapZ gene encoding RNase adapter RapZ, with product MEDTPARPRQRILLVTGMLGAGKSTALRELEDLGWEAIDNFPIRLLDRMAEQDEGYSLAIGFDCRTRGFIPDDIIAQVKRWTDQHDIAVTTLFLDCAGHELERRFNETRRRHFLAQDLPVSSGIAAERELLSPLRRWADVLIDTTDFSVNDLKQTIRQQFAQTAPREMTVTVSSFGFSRGTPPNADLVFDMRYLDNPHWEPGLKEQTGLDDPVGAFIENNAVFTSSFAKIRALLLELLPRYAAQGKTYVNIAFGCTGGRHRSVYTAEKMAKVLRESGFSPTVLHRNLGSRAAELVEGSQHP from the coding sequence ATGGAGGACACCCCGGCTCGCCCGCGCCAGCGCATCCTGCTCGTCACCGGAATGCTCGGTGCCGGCAAGAGCACGGCCTTGCGCGAACTCGAGGACCTCGGCTGGGAAGCGATCGACAACTTCCCCATCCGCCTGCTGGATCGCATGGCTGAGCAGGACGAAGGCTATTCGCTCGCCATCGGCTTCGACTGCCGCACGCGCGGCTTCATCCCCGACGACATCATCGCGCAGGTGAAGCGCTGGACCGACCAGCATGACATTGCCGTAACCACGCTGTTCCTGGACTGCGCCGGACACGAGCTGGAGCGCCGTTTCAACGAGACGCGGCGGCGGCATTTCCTGGCGCAGGACCTGCCCGTATCGAGCGGCATCGCGGCCGAACGCGAATTGCTCAGTCCGCTGCGGCGCTGGGCCGACGTGCTGATCGATACCACCGACTTTTCGGTGAACGACCTGAAACAGACCATCCGCCAGCAATTCGCCCAGACTGCCCCGCGCGAGATGACCGTGACCGTGTCCAGCTTCGGCTTTTCCCGCGGCACCCCGCCCAATGCCGATCTGGTGTTCGACATGCGCTATCTCGACAATCCGCATTGGGAGCCGGGCCTGAAAGAGCAGACCGGGCTGGACGATCCGGTGGGCGCGTTCATCGAGAACAACGCCGTCTTCACCAGCAGCTTTGCCAAGATCCGCGCCCTGCTGCTCGAACTGCTGCCGCGTTATGCCGCGCAGGGAAAGACCTACGTCAACATCGCCTTCGGTTGTACCGGCGGACGTCACCGCAGCGTCTACACCGCCGAGAAGATGGCGAAGGTCTTGCGCGAGAGCGGCTTTTCGCCCACGGTCCTGCACCGCAATCTGGGATCGCGAGCGGCGGAACTGGTCGAGGGCTCGCAACATCCGTGA
- a CDS encoding PTS sugar transporter subunit IIA has translation MIGLILVTHGRLAEEFVAAMEHVVGPQQAIATICIGPSDDMERRRKDIAQAIATVDTGRGAIMLTDLFGGTPSNLAISLLEPGRTEVIAGVNLPMLIRLAGARKEMPINAAAHAAREAGRNYITVASEFLGQTV, from the coding sequence ATGATCGGATTGATCCTCGTCACCCACGGCCGCCTGGCCGAGGAATTCGTCGCCGCGATGGAACACGTCGTCGGTCCGCAGCAGGCTATCGCCACCATCTGCATCGGCCCCAGCGACGACATGGAGCGCCGCCGCAAGGATATCGCCCAGGCAATCGCCACCGTCGATACGGGCCGGGGCGCGATCATGCTGACCGACCTGTTCGGCGGCACGCCCTCCAATCTCGCGATCTCGTTGCTGGAACCGGGGCGGACAGAGGTCATCGCCGGCGTCAACCTGCCGATGCTCATCCGCCTCGCTGGCGCGCGCAAGGAGATGCCGATCAACGCCGCCGCCCACGCCGCGCGCGAAGCGGGCCGCAACTACATTACCGTGGCGTCCGAGTTCCTCGGGCAGACGGTATAG
- a CDS encoding HPr family phosphocarrier protein — MDAVSQTVTIVNKRGLHARASAKFVAAVAEMDVCRVTVTKDGTTAGGGSILGLMMLGAAKGDTVTISAEGAGSQARLAELVELVETGFGEE, encoded by the coding sequence ATGGACGCGGTCAGCCAGACTGTCACCATCGTCAACAAGCGCGGGCTGCATGCGCGGGCCAGCGCGAAATTCGTCGCCGCGGTGGCGGAAATGGACGTTTGCCGCGTTACCGTTACAAAGGACGGCACCACGGCGGGGGGCGGCTCCATCCTCGGCCTGATGATGCTGGGCGCGGCCAAGGGTGACACCGTCACGATCAGTGCCGAAGGCGCAGGCTCTCAGGCGCGTCTGGCAGAACTGGTGGAGCTGGTGGAAACCGGCTTCGGCGAAGAGTGA
- a CDS encoding TrmH family RNA methyltransferase, whose product MSAPVAVDRANRRQITGYSNPTVKFLKSLRDKKHRRREGRFLAEGLRLLTDARENGRVPEMLVMADKRDPHPLLDALIAAVDVAGGEIVETTPDILSKISGKDNPQAVAGVFAEFDTTLATLDRSAAPIWLVAQALRDPGNLGTMLRTGDAIGAGGLILIDDCADPFSVEAVRASMGAVFTQGLAQATWDEFLPWLRSGAGQLVAASLREAVPYRGAPYTAPCFVLVGNESRGLPDNYERASDLRVTMPMKGRADSLNAAVAAAVLGYEVLASLKG is encoded by the coding sequence GTGAGCGCGCCTGTCGCGGTGGACCGGGCAAACCGGCGGCAGATCACCGGGTATTCCAACCCCACCGTCAAGTTCCTGAAAAGCCTGCGCGACAAGAAGCATCGGCGGCGCGAGGGCCGTTTCCTGGCCGAAGGGCTGCGGCTGCTGACCGACGCGCGCGAGAACGGCCGCGTGCCGGAAATGCTGGTGATGGCGGACAAGCGCGACCCGCATCCCCTGCTCGACGCCCTGATCGCCGCGGTGGACGTGGCTGGCGGCGAAATCGTCGAGACTACGCCCGACATCCTTTCCAAGATAAGCGGCAAGGACAACCCGCAGGCCGTTGCGGGGGTGTTTGCCGAATTCGACACAACGCTCGCCACTCTCGATCGTTCGGCGGCGCCGATCTGGCTGGTGGCGCAGGCGCTGCGCGATCCGGGCAACCTTGGCACCATGCTGCGCACCGGCGATGCCATCGGGGCCGGCGGCCTGATCCTGATCGACGATTGTGCCGATCCCTTCAGCGTAGAGGCCGTGCGCGCCAGCATGGGAGCAGTGTTCACCCAAGGCTTGGCCCAGGCGACATGGGACGAGTTCCTGCCCTGGCTGCGGTCCGGTGCGGGGCAACTTGTGGCTGCCAGCCTGCGCGAAGCGGTGCCCTATCGCGGCGCGCCTTACACCGCCCCGTGCTTCGTGCTGGTGGGCAACGAATCGCGCGGTCTGCCCGATAATTACGAGCGGGCCTCCGACCTGCGCGTGACGATGCCGATGAAGGGCCGCGCCGACAGCCTGAACGCGGCGGTGGCGGCCGCGGTATTGGGGTACGAAGTGCTGGCTTCCCTCAAGGGATAA